In the Sphingobacterium sp. PCS056 genome, CGGTAGGACCTATTGTTATGAGTGTCATCATGCTCTTTAAAAATGATTTTATAAAAGCATTTAGATTAAAAATACATTGGAGTGTTATCAAGTCGCTTTTAAGCTTAGGAGTAATTTATGCTTTATCGCTACTGGTAATTAATCTAAATTATAAAGCAGATACTATTCTGCTTGATAGAATGAGTAATGCCTACGAACTGGGGATTTATAATAAAGGGGCAGTATTGACCCAATACTTGTGGCAAATCCCTATGGTACTAAGTACGGTAGTTTTTGCCAGGAGTGCTGCTGCAAAAGATAATTATCAGTTTTCATTAAAAGTGTGTCAGCTTTTACGTATATCAATTATTCTTATTGGCATAGCATCTTTAGTTTTGAGTATATTTTCTGAATTTATAATTACTATGCTTTTTGGTGAAAATTTTAGAAGCAGTGCCTTGGTATTACAGTTTTTGTTACCAGGAGTCCTTATTTTAACAATTTTTAAAGTAATTAATATGGATCTGGCAGGAAAAGGTAAACCTTGGATAGCCATGAAAGCGATGGTTCCCTCCCTGTTCATAAATATAGTTTTGAATATTTTATTTATTCCTAAATATGGTGCGGCAGGTTCCGCCCTCTGTTCTACAATTAGTTATGGATTTGCAGGAATTAGTTTTCTTCACTTTTATAGCAAGGAAATTGGTATACCAATAAAGAAGATTCTAGCATTTAGCATGAATGATTTTAATTTTTTTGTTAATTTTTTGAAAAAGCACAAGTATGGAAATAAAATATAATTTTGATTTAACCCCTTTTAATTCTTACCGTTTGAATGCGACTTGTCAAAAAGCTATTTTCCCTTCAACTGAAGATGATATCTTACAAGTTTTTACAGAGGAAAGTAATTACGTGCTGATTGGTAGTGGTCATAATATTATTTTATCTAAATCATTTTACGATGAGACTTTTATTATTTTAACAAAAACATTTGATTCCATTCAGGTTTTTGATGATATTTTAGAAGTTGAGGCAGGAGCTTGGATGACCGATTTAGCTGTTAAGGCACAAGAATTGGGCCTGAGTGGCTTAGAGGTTTTTTACGATATTCCAAGTTCTTTGGGCGGTGCAATTGTAATGAATGCGGGGGCATCTGGATATGAAATTAAAGATGTCCTTCTGAAAGTCCGCTATCTCGATCTACAAGATATGCAAATTAAGGAGATCCTTAAAGAGGATATGTCTTTTGAATATCGAAATAGTTTTTTTCAGCGTAATACAGATAAAGTTGTACTCAAAGCATGGTTACAACTGGAGCGGAAAGACTGCGAAAGTGTTCAGTTATTTATGGATGAAATCAAAACTCAACGATGGGCAAAGCAACCTAAAGATTTACCAAATGCTGGTAGTGTTTTTAAAAGACCAAAGGGCTATTTTGTTGGGGCTATTATTGATGAATTAAATCTTAAAGGTTATACGGTTGGTGGAGCGAAGATATCCGAAAAGCATGGTGGGTTTATCGTGAACTTTAATCAGGCTACTGGTGAAGATATTATTCGAGTAATAGAACACGTCAAAAAATGTGTTTTTGAACGATTTCAAGTTGATTTGGAAATAGAACAGCGTATTATTTAATGGAGCGTCTATCGATTGTATATTTTATTTTTGCCACAGGTAAGGCCAATGGCGGACATTATAGAAGCCTAGCGCTTACTGCTGAGCATATGGCCAAGCATCATGATGTTAAAATAATTGTTTTAGGTTATACCTACTCGCATATTATTAAAGATGCTCCTATTGAAAGCGAATTTATATATTTTAATGGTTTGAATATCAGTTCTGCTTTAAAAAAGGTGCAATTATCTGTTGATAAGAAAAGTATTCTACATGCTTTTGATCTATATGCATATTTTATTGTGCGACTGCTCCGTTTAAAACTGGGTAATAAAATTGCATTGACTAAGTGTGGGGGGCCAAATCCAAAAGATTATTTTCCTAAAGTCAAAAATCTGGTTCTTTTTAGTCAAGAAGATTTTGACTATTTCTCTGAAAGATCTCGTTATGCTGATAGCGAGTTGCATTTGATCCCCAATCGTACAGAAGACTTTCTAACAAATCTGAACAAAATTGAGGAAATTAAGAGTAAGTTTAACCTGCACAATTTTGATAAAGTTATCCTAAGAATCTGTCGTATCAGCCGAATGTATCAAAAGTCTATTTTGCAAAGTATTAATTTGCATCAATATGTCACTGATCAGGGCTGTAAAGCCGCATTAATAATCTTAGGAAATATTCAAGATCAATCAGTGATTGATAATTTAAAAGTTAAGCTTCCAGAAAGTGTTTTTTTTCTGACAGAAGATCGATTTACTGCTAATGCGAAAGAAGTGATTGAAGTTGCTGATTGGGTTATTGGGACGGGAAGAGGTTTTATGGAAGCCAGCGCGAAATCGAGAGTAATGTTTTCAGTATCGATGCAAGATGACTTACCTATGCTTATTGGATCTCATAATTTTGATCAGGCATTTGCATTTAATTTTTCAGAACGAATTGCTTTTGAAAACCAGCAAATTGTTGACAACAAGGTTAATATCATAAAACTGTTTAATGAGGAAGAATACGAGGAAAATTTAAAAAAACAATCTTTAATCCGTTTTCGGGAATATTTTTCAATAGAGGGAGCTGTAGAAAAATATAGTAATATGTACACAAAATTACGTGACGACTCTAAAGATGATAAAGATTTGATTTTACACTGGTTTAAATTTATAAGAGCTAATTTAGGAACATGGTACAGGGAATTGCGCAAACAAATAAAGTAGAAAAATTTATTTTACTTCTATTTTCTTTCTTTCTTGCCTTTGGAAAGTACGATCCTTTTCATACCGGTGGTCTTTATTTTGATGCGATTACGGTATTTTCGTTAATCGTTATTTTCAGTAATGCAAACAAAAATAGATTATGGAGCAAAGAATATTCCAGACAATATTTTCTCCTATTTTCCATTGCCATATTATTTTATATTGCCACTATGTTTTATGGATTAAGTTTTACCAATGATATCCCATTAAAGGTAAAATACCTCTTTGCCATTACAATCTTTATCTTCTTTTCTTATAAATTTAGCGAAGATGAATCTTTAAAATATAAAAGTTTGTTACTTTTTGGATTAGCTTGCGGTTTAATTGCTGTAGGTTATAAATTGGGACTTTTTAACAGTCAATTTCAATTTAACAAGGGGAGGTTACTTATTTTTGGTGAAAATCCAAATTCGATCAGTGCACGATTAGCTGCTGGATTTATTATTTTATATTATAATATTCTAGAAGACCCTTTACGTTTAGGTAAGAAACGCTTCTTATTAGCTGTTTTTTTGATTCCACTTATTCTATTCGTTATAGATACAGGTTCTCGCGGGTCATTTATTATATTAATATTAGCATTTATATTACTAACTATCGTATCCAAAATTCATATTGCAATCAAATTTTTTCTTGGATTACTTTCTGTATTAAGTACTTCTTATCTTTTGATTGCACTAGCAAATTCATCTTTATTAAGCCGATTTCAAGAAAAAGATCTAACTGGGGGAAGGGAGAGAATTTGGAACATTATCTTTGAAATTGTTCAAAATAATATTTGGGGCGTTGGAGAAGAGGGATATTTAATTGAAATGGGACTAATCTCTGATCGTGTTCAAGATGCGCACAATTTATTTTTATATCTGCTAGTATGTGGTGGTTGGTTAGCATTGACATTATTCCTAATATTCTTATGGAAGCTATTTCTAAAATCATATGAACAATTTCGACAGAAGAACGTATTACCTTTTATTTTTTTCGTGTTCTTTGTCTTTCTAATGACGAAGACCGGTGGTATTATGACATATCTGATTATGTGGTATTTTCTAGCCTACATTAATAGTTATTCGAATTTTAAATTAAAATCAGTATGAAAGTAAAATCAATTTTAATACATGCTTGGACGCTTCGTAAAAAGGATGGGAAATATTATATTCCTTTTACGCACTGGGTCTATTTGAATGAGATTGTCAAGTATTATGATAAAATATGTTTACTTTCTCCTACTGATTTAGATCTCAATGATGAAACAATGTATGAATCCATTGATGGTTTTTCGAATGTAGAAGTATACGAACTTCCCTACACGGATGGATATATTGCAGCAGTAAAGCATTTTTTTAAATATAAGAAAGCGTATAAAGAACTATCTTCTCATTATAATGTTGTCTATGCAAGGTATCCAATACCATTTGGCTGGTTACAAAAAAAATATTTTCAAGGGAAAAGTAGGATCATTCATTTCGTTGGTGACCCAATGGATACAATTATAAATAACCCCAGTTTATCAATTCTCAAAAAAGTTGTATATAGACTTTTTTTTAAACCAGAGCATGCTATGTTTATGTCAGCATGTAAAGATGCTAAAGTATATACAAATGGATATCATTTAGCAGAGCGATTAGAAAAATATGGTATAAAAGCAAAGCCTTTGATTTCATCAACACTTAATGATGAAGATTTCTATTTTGAAACAAAGGATCTAAACTGTAGTGCACCTAGAATTATTTATGTAGGATATTTAAGGAAGGCTAAGGGGGTGGAAACAATAGTTAAGGCTTTTGGATTACTTCAAGTACATAAGCCAGCAGCTAGATTAACTATTGTAGGTCATGGAGAATCAGAAGTATTTTTAAAATCACTAGTCGAAAATGAAAAGATTCAGAATGTAATTTTTGAAGGGCATGTGGATAATAGAGATAGATTAAACCAATTACTGAGAGACAACGATATCTTTTGCTTTGGCTCCCTTTCCGAAGGTTCACCACGTGTAATTCTTGAAGCGATGGCAAATGGACTTGCTGTAGTGAGTACTCCTGTGGGTTCCCTGCCTACGACATTTGAAGATAATAAAGATATTTTGTTTGCAAACTTTAGTGATGAAAAGGATTTTATGGAAAAATTACTAAAACTTTCTTCAGATTCTGAAGTTTATCAGTTTATACGACTAAATTCTTATAATAAAGTTTCTAATTATAAAATCGAAAATTTTTTAAAAACAATATTTTATGAAGCATAAATTAGTATTAATATATAGCTGGTTTATAAGAGTTATTTTCCTAGTAGTACCGGATTTTCCTTTTACAATGAGAGTTAGAGGTTTTTTTTATGGTTTAATGATGAATAAGTGTGGTAAAAACTTTCAAGTAACGAATAACGCAATCTTAAAAGGGCTTCATAACTTTTCGATCGGAGATCATGTGTTTATTGGAAATAACTGTATAATTATGGGAAGTGGTGAATTAGTAATTGAAAGTGAAGTAATGGTAGCTCCTAATACTGTCATTGTAATGGGTAACCATACTTCAGTTAATAATTCTTATCGATTCGGACCAATAAAAAAAGGTAAAGTTTTAATTGGTAAGGGAAGTTGGGTAGGTGCAAATTGTACGATAGCAATTGGTGCGGTTTTGCCTGAGAATTCAGTACTTGGAGCAAATAGCTTTTTAAATAAAGAGTTCGATATTAAACATTCATTGTATGCCGGGTCTCCCGCCAAACATATTATTAACTTATGATAAGTAGACTACTATTTTATTTGGGTGTTGTGTGGAGAAATCCAAGTTTATCCAAATCTATGAAAGAATTAATGCAAACTGATTTTGCTTCATTGGATGATTTAAAAAAGATTCAAGAAAAGAAACTTCATAAATTATTAAATATTGCATTTGAGAAATCTCCTTATTTGAAAGAAAAATATTTTGCAGCGGGTGTTAAACGTGAAGATATAAAATCTATAGCAGACTTAGTTAAATTGCCCGTTATTGATAAGGATGAATTAAGGATAAATAGTTCAAGTATTAATAGTACTATTAAATTTAAAAAGATTTTTTTGTCTGAAACTTCTGGGACTTCAGGTCAGCCTTTAAAGTTTAATAAAAA is a window encoding:
- a CDS encoding glycosyltransferase family 4 protein codes for the protein MKVKSILIHAWTLRKKDGKYYIPFTHWVYLNEIVKYYDKICLLSPTDLDLNDETMYESIDGFSNVEVYELPYTDGYIAAVKHFFKYKKAYKELSSHYNVVYARYPIPFGWLQKKYFQGKSRIIHFVGDPMDTIINNPSLSILKKVVYRLFFKPEHAMFMSACKDAKVYTNGYHLAERLEKYGIKAKPLISSTLNDEDFYFETKDLNCSAPRIIYVGYLRKAKGVETIVKAFGLLQVHKPAARLTIVGHGESEVFLKSLVENEKIQNVIFEGHVDNRDRLNQLLRDNDIFCFGSLSEGSPRVILEAMANGLAVVSTPVGSLPTTFEDNKDILFANFSDEKDFMEKLLKLSSDSEVYQFIRLNSYNKVSNYKIENFLKTIFYEA
- the murB gene encoding UDP-N-acetylmuramate dehydrogenase; this translates as MEIKYNFDLTPFNSYRLNATCQKAIFPSTEDDILQVFTEESNYVLIGSGHNIILSKSFYDETFIILTKTFDSIQVFDDILEVEAGAWMTDLAVKAQELGLSGLEVFYDIPSSLGGAIVMNAGASGYEIKDVLLKVRYLDLQDMQIKEILKEDMSFEYRNSFFQRNTDKVVLKAWLQLERKDCESVQLFMDEIKTQRWAKQPKDLPNAGSVFKRPKGYFVGAIIDELNLKGYTVGGAKISEKHGGFIVNFNQATGEDIIRVIEHVKKCVFERFQVDLEIEQRII
- a CDS encoding acyltransferase, whose translation is MKHKLVLIYSWFIRVIFLVVPDFPFTMRVRGFFYGLMMNKCGKNFQVTNNAILKGLHNFSIGDHVFIGNNCIIMGSGELVIESEVMVAPNTVIVMGNHTSVNNSYRFGPIKKGKVLIGKGSWVGANCTIAIGAVLPENSVLGANSFLNKEFDIKHSLYAGSPAKHIINL
- a CDS encoding polysaccharide biosynthesis C-terminal domain-containing protein — protein: MSSFIKDIGRVGVSNLIIMASGLITSIITARSIGPEGNGTIAGLSVYPSLFLTIGSLGIRQSTAYFIGKGIFDENKVKEAVVSIWLFTTVVSVCICYLLMKFFSKSGDNDLWVLLSLIPIPFSLFVTYNSGIFLGKNDLKTFNRVNWIPPLFILLVTVILVLLFSWGVSGALIAVAVGPIVMSVIMLFKNDFIKAFRLKIHWSVIKSLLSLGVIYALSLLVINLNYKADTILLDRMSNAYELGIYNKGAVLTQYLWQIPMVLSTVVFARSAAAKDNYQFSLKVCQLLRISIILIGIASLVLSIFSEFIITMLFGENFRSSALVLQFLLPGVLILTIFKVINMDLAGKGKPWIAMKAMVPSLFINIVLNILFIPKYGAAGSALCSTISYGFAGISFLHFYSKEIGIPIKKILAFSMNDFNFFVNFLKKHKYGNKI
- a CDS encoding O-antigen ligase family protein → MVQGIAQTNKVEKFILLLFSFFLAFGKYDPFHTGGLYFDAITVFSLIVIFSNANKNRLWSKEYSRQYFLLFSIAILFYIATMFYGLSFTNDIPLKVKYLFAITIFIFFSYKFSEDESLKYKSLLLFGLACGLIAVGYKLGLFNSQFQFNKGRLLIFGENPNSISARLAAGFIILYYNILEDPLRLGKKRFLLAVFLIPLILFVIDTGSRGSFIILILAFILLTIVSKIHIAIKFFLGLLSVLSTSYLLIALANSSLLSRFQEKDLTGGRERIWNIIFEIVQNNIWGVGEEGYLIEMGLISDRVQDAHNLFLYLLVCGGWLALTLFLIFLWKLFLKSYEQFRQKNVLPFIFFVFFVFLMTKTGGIMTYLIMWYFLAYINSYSNFKLKSV